A genome region from Flavobacterium sp. includes the following:
- a CDS encoding LLM class flavin-dependent oxidoreductase, which translates to MKNPISVSLLDLAIITQDSNASETFQKTKDIAQLADTLGYKRFWLAEHHNMAHVASTATVVLIGYVASQTKNIRVGSGGIMLPNHSPLVVAEQFGTLETLYPNRIDLGLGRAPGTDQPTAEAIRKDFFEQAQRFPQNVSKLQEYFSSENATGKVRAFPAEGLKVPIWILGSSMDSAALAAAYGLPYAFAGHFAPKLMIQAFEFYRENFQPSEFLDKPKTMSCVNIIAADTNEEVELLSTSLYQMFLNLIRNDRKGLQPPVPSLDDIMNEAERFHVNQMTAGTFTGSKEQLITDLKKFIDYARIDELMITSPIFDHQAKLKSIQITKEVIDSLNESIHI; encoded by the coding sequence ATGAAAAACCCAATTTCAGTCTCATTATTAGACCTCGCTATCATTACTCAGGATAGCAATGCATCAGAAACATTTCAAAAAACAAAAGACATAGCGCAATTAGCAGATACTTTAGGATACAAGCGATTTTGGCTTGCAGAACATCACAATATGGCACATGTTGCGAGTACAGCAACAGTTGTTTTAATCGGATATGTAGCAAGTCAGACAAAAAATATCCGTGTAGGTTCTGGCGGAATTATGTTGCCGAACCATTCACCTTTAGTAGTTGCCGAGCAATTTGGAACTTTAGAAACTCTTTATCCAAACCGAATAGATTTAGGTTTAGGAAGAGCGCCGGGAACAGATCAGCCAACAGCCGAAGCCATTCGAAAAGACTTTTTTGAGCAGGCACAGCGATTTCCGCAAAACGTGAGTAAGCTTCAAGAATATTTTTCAAGCGAAAATGCCACAGGAAAAGTTCGTGCCTTTCCTGCCGAAGGCTTAAAAGTCCCAATATGGATTCTAGGATCAAGTATGGATAGCGCAGCTTTGGCAGCAGCTTATGGATTACCTTATGCCTTTGCCGGACATTTCGCTCCAAAGTTGATGATTCAGGCATTTGAATTTTATAGAGAAAATTTCCAGCCTTCAGAGTTTTTAGATAAACCCAAAACAATGTCATGCGTAAATATAATTGCGGCAGATACAAATGAAGAAGTCGAGTTATTGTCTACAAGTTTGTACCAAATGTTTCTAAACTTAATTAGAAACGATCGTAAAGGTTTGCAGCCGCCAGTTCCGTCATTAGATGATATCATGAATGAAGCAGAACGTTTTCATGTCAATCAAATGACAGCTGGAACTTTTACAGGAAGCAAAGAGCAATTAATTACCGACTTGAAAAAATTTATTGACTACGCCAGAATCGACGAATTGATGATAACGAGTCCGATTTTCGATCATCAGGCAAAACTAAAAAGCATTCAAATCACAAAAGAAGTAATCGATAGTCTTAATGAAAGTATACATATATAA
- a CDS encoding helix-turn-helix transcriptional regulator, with protein sequence MPIIVNVDVMLAKRKMQSKELAEKLDITPANLSILKTGKAKGIRFDTLEAICKILDCQPGDILEYVAE encoded by the coding sequence ATGCCAATAATTGTAAATGTAGATGTAATGCTTGCCAAGCGTAAGATGCAGAGTAAAGAGTTGGCAGAAAAACTTGATATCACACCCGCCAATTTATCCATTTTAAAAACTGGAAAAGCAAAAGGAATCCGATTTGATACGCTCGAAGCTATTTGCAAAATATTAGACTGCCAGCCAGGTGATATTTTAGAATATGTAGCCGAATAG
- a CDS encoding DUF2975 domain-containing protein, with protein MKTTHIVSRILFYFTRFLAVVYFFLAAYSVFTLTTGLFLTFKDNGKYFQVCYPFTTHPVMLGDYNLPYILFDFLSPLSLYGLFFLLSSNVFRIFFQPKLFTANGISHLRRFYLSNLLVPSIVIFIAFFFVPLDNEVSLFIILHGMLGAFAYFLAAIFKQGLNLQNEQDLFI; from the coding sequence ATGAAGACAACTCATATTGTATCCAGAATACTATTTTACTTCACCAGATTTTTAGCTGTTGTTTATTTCTTTTTGGCTGCTTATTCTGTTTTTACATTGACAACAGGATTATTTTTGACTTTTAAGGATAACGGAAAGTATTTTCAGGTTTGCTATCCGTTTACTACTCATCCTGTAATGCTGGGCGATTATAACCTGCCTTATATTTTATTTGATTTTCTGTCGCCATTGAGTTTGTACGGATTATTCTTTTTATTGAGCAGTAATGTTTTCAGAATATTTTTTCAGCCTAAATTATTTACTGCTAATGGTATTTCGCATTTAAGGCGATTTTATTTATCGAATTTATTAGTTCCGAGTATCGTGATTTTTATCGCCTTCTTTTTTGTTCCGCTGGATAATGAGGTTTCACTTTTCATTATACTGCACGGAATGCTTGGAGCTTTTGCCTATTTTTTAGCTGCTATTTTTAAACAGGGTTTAAACCTTCAGAACGAACAAGACTTATTTATATAA